The following DNA comes from Candidatus Binataceae bacterium.
AAGTCCAGCTCCGCCGGACATTGGGTGACAGCGATGCGCCAACCCAGGGTATTGGCAATGCGCGCAAGCGCTTCCAGCGCAATGGTCAGAAGCAATCCCAGACCTACCACGCGCACGTATTGGGCGACGGTGTGAAGTCCTAGGCACTTGAGCAGCCAGATGTAGAAGGCGAAGCCGAGGACAACGAGCAGCGTCTCAAGGCGGCGCATCAGTGGAGAGCTGTCAGGGAGAAATTGGAATTTTGCATAACTGTGGAAGGCTCATTGTCGCAGCCAGCCGGGCCGCCCGCAAGTAACGCGAGCGCCTTCAGCGCCCTGTTGGCGCCCGCGCACTGGTCGAGTCACAAATAAGGATGCAATTAAATCTTAAAGCGGATATGAATTATATCGCCGTCCTGCATCACGTATTCCTTGCCCTCCAGGCGCAACTTGCCAGCCGCGCGCGCCCCAGCTTCCGAACCGTGAGCGATAAAATCGGCATAACCGATTACCTCAGCGCGGATGAATCCACGCGCGATGTCGCTATGGATTCTACCTGCCGCCTCCAGCGCACTGGAGCCGGCGCGCAGCGACCAGGCGTGGGCTTCGGGAGGGCCCGCGGTGTAGAAGGTGATCAGTCCCAGGCGCGCGAACAGCGCGGCGATCAGGCGATCGCGGGCGGGCGCCGACAAGCCCGCCTCGCGCAATAATTCGCCTCTGGCGTCTTCAGCCAACTCCCATAGTTCCGCCTCAAAAGCAGCCGCTATCGGCAGTGCCTCCAAGCCATGGCTGGCAAACAGCTCGACTTCGGCAGGCGCCAGGCCGGTGACGCTAACCTCCGGGTCCTCATTGAGGGCAACCAGAGCGGGCTTTTGGGACAGGAAACAAAAATGCGATAGAACGCGCTCTTCCTGGGGCTGCAATTGCAGGCAGCGCAGGGGTCGACCTTGTTCCAACTGAGTTAGGGCCAACTGCAGCGCGGCGCGCTCGATCTCGTCAACCACGCGTTCCTTGCGCAGCCGCTCCAAACGTCGTTCCACCTGTTCCAGATCGGCAAATATCAGTTCGCTTTCCAACGCCTCCAGAGCGGTTAGAAGACTGACCGCGCTGCCACTGAAGCGAGGAATTACAAACAGGATCGCGTCGAGATCGCGCATCAGGGGAATCAATGTGGAATCCAGCGCAGCCCCGGGTTTTTCTTCCTTGATGCCCGGTGCGAAGTCGATCACGGTCAGTTCGACCGAGACTTTCTTGGGGGCGCGGTAGATCCGCTCCAGCTCGTCCAGCCTGGGGTCGGGAACCTTTATCTGCCCCGGCCTGGCCCGATTTTTCGGTCCTGCGCCGCTTTGCGGCTCCAGCCCGGTCAGGGCATGGAACACGGTCGATTTGCCACTGCCGCGAGCACCAATAATTCCGGCTTTCACTTTTCCCAGGGTAAGCTATGAACGCTGTTGGGACAAATTTCGTCAACTACACGTTAGGAACGGAGTGATGGTCAGATTCGCGAGCAGTCCGCGTCTACAGTCGCATCGGCATGACAACGTAGCGAAAGCTGGCATCATCGGCAGGACTCAACACCCCGGGCGAGACTTCGTCACTGACCGCTAGTTCCAATTCGTCGGCGGGCGGGATTACGCCCAGCGCCTGCATCAGGTAGGAGGCGTTGAAGCCGACGCTGAACTCGTCGCCGCTGAAATCCACGTCGATGGTCTCGCTGGCTTCGCCCAGTTCGGGGCTGGTCGAGGAAACCGTAAGCATGCCGCGGCTGAGCGCTATGCGGATGCCGTGGTACCGCTCGCTGGAGAAGATGGCGGCACGCTTGATAGCGGCCAGAAAAGCTTCGCGCGCAACCCGTACCAGGTATTTGGAAGAGCTGGGAATCACCCCCCGGTAATCGGGAAACTCGCCTTCCACCAGGCGCATCGAGACCTCGGTCTGCTCGTGGCGCAGCCAAGCAAGCTGACTCTCCAAGGTTAGGCTGACTTCAGCATCGCCCGCTTGGTCGAGCAGACGTCTGAGTTCGCCCAGTCCCTTGCGGGGCAAAATCGCGCCCTTGGTCAAGCTGAATCCCACGCAGGGACGATCCACCAACGCCAGACGATGGCCGTCGGTGGCCACCATTCTAACTTCTCCTTCCTTGCCTTCGATAAAAACCCCGCTCAGGTTGTAGCGGGTCTCGTCGGGACTGACTGCAAAGATGGTCTGATCGATCATCGCCGACAGCGCGCTGGCCGCGATTTTCAAAGTCGCGGTCGAGCCTGCTCCCCGGTTGGGTTGTTCTGCCACGCTGGGCATCGCGGGAAAACTGCGGGGATCCAGACTCATCATTTTGAAGCGGGCACGGCCGCATTTGATTTCGACCCAATCGCCCTCCAATGATTTGATTGCGATCTCGTTGGCCTCGGTCTCGCGCACGATCTCGAACAGCTTGCGCGCGTTGAGGGTGATAACTCCCGGCTTGAGGTTTTTACACGCGAGTTGGGAGCGCAATCCAACTTCCAGGTCGGTTGCCATTAGAGACAACAGCGCGGCTTTCCCTTCGAGCAGAACATTGCTCAAGATGGGGACGGTATTGCGCCGCTCGACAATTCCCTGGGCCAAGCCCAGACCGCTCAGGAGAACGCTTCGCTCGATGCTCAGTTCCATATCTATTTCTTCTTAGATCTTGATCTTAAAATAAATTCAGTAAGACCAGTAGCGCTTGTTGATTTGTGGATAACGGCCGATAACCCTTGCCCATCGGCGCCAAGTAGCTGTCGCCATGCTGTGTAGGAGACGACCGCACTATCGCGGCAGTCAAGCGTAAAGCTTGGCACCCGGGTGAATCCAAGCGGTCGTCCACAGCCGTACCGATTTTACCCACAGCCGTGTCCACAATCAGGCTGCGTCGGAACGTACGCTCTTGAGGTCGCGTTCGATTTTCTCGATCGAATGGCGAAAACCCGAATCATTGGTGACTCGGCGTGCGATCAAGTTATAGGCGTGAATAACGGTGGAGTGGTCACGTCCGAAGCGTTCGCCGATGGTAGGAAAGGAGCTATCGGTCAACTTGCGGCATAAATACATCGCGACCTGGCGGCAGAAGGCGATGTGTTGGGTGCGTTTCTTGGATTTCAGGTCAGTCAGGCGGATATGGAAGAATTCCGAGACTCGCTGCTGAATCAGATCGATGTCCAGTTTGGTTTCCTGATCGCGGATTAAATCGCGCAGCGCCTGGCGCGCGAATTCCACACTGAGGGCGCATTTGTTGAGCGAGGCAAAGGCGGCCAGACGAGTCAGGCAGCCTTCGAGCTCGCGCACGTTGGAGGAGACATTCTGGGCGACGTAGAGCGCCACCTCGGGCAACAGATGGAGGTTTTCCTGAGCGGCTTTTTTCTGCAGGATGGCGACCCGCGTTTCCAGGTCGGGCGGTGCGATGTCGGCAATTAGGCCGGACTCAAAGCGGTTGCGCAAGCGCTCTTCCAAGCCAGCGATATCCTTGGGCGCCTTGTCCGAAGTGAGGACGATCTGATGCCGCTCGGCGTGCAGTGAATTGAAGGTGTGAAAAAATTCCTCCTGGGTGCGCTCGCGGCCGGCCAAAAACTGGACGTCGTCCAGGATCAGAGCGTCCACTCGCCGCATCTTGTCCTTGAATTCGCTCATCCGATCGCGGCGCAACGAGCTGATCAACTCGTTCATGAAGATTTCGGCGGGCAAAAACAAGACCCGCCGCCGCCCTTCGCTTTGCAAGCTGTGGCCCACTGCGGTGGCCAGGTGGGTTTTGCCCAGGCCGACACCACCGTAGATGAAGAGTGGATTATATTTTTCGCCCGGTTGGAGAACCACGGCCTGAGCCGCGGCGTGAGCAAACTGGTTGCTAGAGCCGACCACAAATTCGGCGAAAGTAAGGCGCGGATTCAACTGAGAACGGCGATTGGCCATCACCGGGGCCGGCGCGGGAGCGTTGAGCACGGCGTGAGATGTGCTGCGGACCGGTGGCGGCTGGCCATTTTGGCTCACCACCACGCTTACTTTAAGTGCGCGATCGCTTTCGGCGTTGAGGGTACGGAGAATTTCCTCCAGATGGCGGTCGCAGACCCAATCGCGAAAAAATTTGTTG
Coding sequences within:
- a CDS encoding DUF933 domain-containing protein, whose protein sequence is MKAGIIGARGSGKSTVFHALTGLEPQSGAGPKNRARPGQIKVPDPRLDELERIYRAPKKVSVELTVIDFAPGIKEEKPGAALDSTLIPLMRDLDAILFVIPRFSGSAVSLLTALEALESELIFADLEQVERRLERLRKERVVDEIERAALQLALTQLEQGRPLRCLQLQPQEERVLSHFCFLSQKPALVALNEDPEVSVTGLAPAEVELFASHGLEALPIAAAFEAELWELAEDARGELLREAGLSAPARDRLIAALFARLGLITFYTAGPPEAHAWSLRAGSSALEAAGRIHSDIARGFIRAEVIGYADFIAHGSEAGARAAGKLRLEGKEYVMQDGDIIHIRFKI
- the dnaN gene encoding DNA polymerase III subunit beta, which produces MELSIERSVLLSGLGLAQGIVERRNTVPILSNVLLEGKAALLSLMATDLEVGLRSQLACKNLKPGVITLNARKLFEIVRETEANEIAIKSLEGDWVEIKCGRARFKMMSLDPRSFPAMPSVAEQPNRGAGSTATLKIAASALSAMIDQTIFAVSPDETRYNLSGVFIEGKEGEVRMVATDGHRLALVDRPCVGFSLTKGAILPRKGLGELRRLLDQAGDAEVSLTLESQLAWLRHEQTEVSMRLVEGEFPDYRGVIPSSSKYLVRVAREAFLAAIKRAAIFSSERYHGIRIALSRGMLTVSSTSPELGEASETIDVDFSGDEFSVGFNASYLMQALGVIPPADELELAVSDEVSPGVLSPADDASFRYVVMPMRL
- the dnaA gene encoding chromosomal replication initiator protein DnaA translates to MDGMWQRVSERLRERLGAVVFETWIDPLVYMGIQDSTLQLQAPNKFFRDWVCDRHLEEILRTLNAESDRALKVSVVVSQNGQPPPVRSTSHAVLNAPAPAPVMANRRSQLNPRLTFAEFVVGSSNQFAHAAAQAVVLQPGEKYNPLFIYGGVGLGKTHLATAVGHSLQSEGRRRVLFLPAEIFMNELISSLRRDRMSEFKDKMRRVDALILDDVQFLAGRERTQEEFFHTFNSLHAERHQIVLTSDKAPKDIAGLEERLRNRFESGLIADIAPPDLETRVAILQKKAAQENLHLLPEVALYVAQNVSSNVRELEGCLTRLAAFASLNKCALSVEFARQALRDLIRDQETKLDIDLIQQRVSEFFHIRLTDLKSKKRTQHIAFCRQVAMYLCRKLTDSSFPTIGERFGRDHSTVIHAYNLIARRVTNDSGFRHSIEKIERDLKSVRSDAA